In the genome of Desulfomonilaceae bacterium, one region contains:
- a CDS encoding tetratricopeptide repeat protein, translating into MITSLFITNCLKTFFQSSFERQSVRCMLALIFLWASLNGLLVARSFAADSSTGILKTVIETKDPSKKMELLDEALQTEGLTGKTMASLYFQRALALKELKDYFRALEDLDAAISQFKRMPGIMLEKAECLIMVDQLDQASLALENFLLTRPGTARAYTLKGIIYEKEGSLLKAEDEYTRALRYDPEYAPAIKERANVYLKEGKPRKALDDFDTLVKLYPDNSDALIARAGVHCKLSEFPASLADYAKADTLRPNDHWIRRERVLIYIKLGKPQKALEILSRYQGRSDDVESLVLTARSYILSRDFKKAEAILDQVEIGWPNNAEGKLLHGVINSRRSEFDKALAGLNSALELDPKLVEAYKERAKVFVALNEPVRAVNDLTSAAEVDPADGEIFALRGETQYLRKMYDAAKSDFSRAVETLGNDPRILYDRSLVQLKKEDFHGALQDLDLVCRLRPDSGRALSMRGVTRFFLGDHELAISDLEKSCALDSKDPLVLNNRGFFYLKLGNYPAAKSDFEKVLTIDPSFEDARQNLKLVESRERQDTLSAQGADSTWGQ; encoded by the coding sequence ATGATAACCTCCCTCTTCATTACGAACTGTCTCAAGACATTTTTTCAAAGCTCTTTTGAGCGTCAAAGCGTGCGCTGCATGTTGGCGCTGATTTTTTTGTGGGCCTCTCTTAACGGCCTACTTGTCGCAAGATCCTTTGCCGCCGATTCATCGACGGGAATATTAAAAACCGTGATAGAAACTAAAGACCCATCAAAAAAAATGGAGCTGCTTGATGAGGCGCTTCAAACAGAGGGTTTAACCGGAAAAACAATGGCGTCTCTATATTTTCAAAGGGCGCTGGCTCTCAAGGAATTGAAAGATTACTTCAGGGCCTTAGAGGACCTGGACGCGGCAATTAGTCAATTCAAGCGCATGCCTGGAATTATGCTTGAGAAAGCCGAATGTCTGATAATGGTAGATCAATTAGATCAGGCTTCCCTGGCGTTGGAGAATTTCCTGCTCACAAGACCCGGGACGGCGCGAGCTTACACTCTCAAAGGGATAATTTATGAAAAGGAAGGGTCTCTGTTAAAAGCGGAAGATGAGTACACCAGAGCCCTACGTTATGATCCCGAATATGCCCCAGCAATAAAAGAGAGAGCCAACGTATATTTGAAAGAGGGTAAACCGCGAAAAGCCTTGGATGATTTTGACACGCTCGTTAAACTATACCCTGATAATTCGGATGCTCTGATCGCCAGGGCTGGGGTCCATTGTAAACTGAGTGAGTTCCCGGCCTCGTTGGCTGATTATGCCAAAGCCGACACCCTCAGACCCAATGATCACTGGATTAGAAGGGAAAGAGTCCTGATCTATATAAAATTAGGCAAGCCGCAAAAAGCGCTGGAAATCCTATCGCGCTATCAAGGCAGATCCGATGACGTCGAGTCGCTGGTCTTGACTGCTCGCTCTTACATTCTTTCGAGAGATTTTAAGAAAGCTGAGGCGATTTTAGATCAGGTCGAGATTGGATGGCCGAATAACGCTGAGGGCAAACTGCTCCATGGAGTCATCAATAGTAGAAGATCAGAATTCGATAAGGCTTTGGCCGGCCTTAACTCTGCTCTCGAACTTGATCCCAAGCTAGTGGAGGCCTACAAAGAAAGGGCCAAAGTGTTTGTTGCGTTAAACGAGCCTGTGAGAGCCGTCAATGATCTGACATCGGCCGCTGAGGTAGACCCCGCTGATGGCGAAATCTTTGCTTTGAGAGGAGAAACCCAGTATCTACGGAAAATGTACGACGCAGCGAAAAGCGATTTTTCAAGAGCCGTAGAAACATTGGGTAACGACCCAAGGATCCTTTATGATCGCTCACTGGTTCAATTGAAGAAAGAAGATTTTCACGGCGCCCTCCAGGATCTTGATTTGGTCTGTCGACTCAGGCCGGATTCTGGAAGAGCTTTAAGCATGCGCGGGGTCACTAGATTTTTCTTGGGAGACCATGAACTTGCCATTTCAGATCTGGAGAAGTCATGCGCGTTGGATTCTAAGGACCCGCTTGTGCTTAATAACCGTGGATTTTTTTATCTGAAATTGGGGAACTATCCTGCGGCTAAATCCGACTTTGAAAAGGTTCTTACAATTGACCCCTCTTTCGAGGACGCAAGACAAAACCTGAAGCTTGTTGAATCCAGAGAGCGTCAAGACACATTGTCGGCTCAGGGCGCCGACTCAACGTGGGGCCAATGA
- a CDS encoding chaperone modulator CbpM has protein sequence MDNYYRREQVLEIFDLQESFLDELESEDLIRCSILDRPEDKVYPVDQVERIRIICNLTHDLEVNLPGVEVILQMRENMIVMRRQFDQILDALVKEIKLKLP, from the coding sequence ATGGACAACTATTATCGTCGCGAACAGGTGTTGGAAATATTTGACCTTCAAGAGAGTTTCCTGGATGAACTGGAAAGTGAGGATCTGATAAGATGTTCTATTCTGGATCGCCCAGAAGACAAGGTTTATCCAGTGGACCAAGTTGAGCGGATCAGGATAATTTGTAATCTGACTCACGATCTTGAAGTGAATCTTCCGGGAGTTGAAGTCATCCTTCAAATGAGGGAAAATATGATAGTGATGCGCCGTCAGTTTGACCAGATTCTCGATGCGTTAGTTAAGGAGATTAAGCTCAAATTACCCTAA
- the dnaJ gene encoding molecular chaperone DnaJ produces MAGKDYYSILGVKKDAAASEIKKAYRKLARKYHPDVNPGDKQAEETFKSISEAYDALSDPEKRKIYDEFGEDGLRSGFDPEQARQYKQWNEQSARSHGRRGFSGFGQGASFDPSGFKYSGFEDVFSDLFGGASQAPKGPTRGQDIESELELNFNTAINGGSTRVSLQTSKACPKCSGSGRISAAGDGVCKTCNGTGQVNVAQGPLNFSRPCPDCGGSGRAGEICPDCGGAGVKPSVETIDVTIPPGVKDGSKIRLVGKGAPGRNGGPAGDLYIITRVASHPFYKRDGDSLRVEIPVTVGEAMNGAEIPVYTPTGVVQLKIPKGTRSGQRFRLKGKGAPNLKTKVPGDLYVTIRVQVPETDDEEALSASKTLDRFYKGDIRQSIRL; encoded by the coding sequence ATGGCGGGTAAAGACTATTACTCGATATTAGGCGTAAAAAAGGACGCTGCGGCGTCAGAGATAAAGAAAGCTTACCGAAAGCTGGCGCGAAAATATCATCCAGACGTTAATCCAGGCGACAAACAAGCTGAGGAAACATTCAAATCCATATCCGAAGCTTATGACGCATTGTCTGACCCGGAAAAGAGGAAGATCTATGACGAATTCGGAGAAGATGGCTTGAGGAGTGGTTTCGATCCTGAGCAGGCCAGACAATATAAGCAATGGAATGAACAGTCCGCCCGCAGTCATGGCAGGCGAGGCTTTTCAGGATTTGGTCAGGGCGCTTCGTTTGATCCTAGTGGTTTTAAATATTCAGGTTTTGAAGATGTTTTCTCCGACTTGTTTGGAGGGGCTTCCCAGGCGCCGAAAGGCCCTACACGAGGGCAGGACATTGAGTCCGAGCTTGAACTTAATTTCAATACAGCAATAAACGGTGGTTCAACCAGGGTTAGCCTTCAAACCTCAAAAGCATGCCCGAAATGTTCGGGAAGCGGTAGGATCAGCGCCGCCGGCGATGGTGTTTGTAAAACCTGTAACGGGACTGGACAGGTAAATGTGGCCCAGGGGCCGCTGAATTTTAGCAGACCTTGCCCGGATTGCGGAGGTTCCGGTCGGGCAGGAGAGATTTGCCCGGACTGTGGAGGAGCTGGAGTCAAACCCTCTGTGGAGACAATTGATGTGACTATCCCTCCAGGGGTAAAGGATGGATCAAAGATACGACTAGTCGGCAAAGGGGCTCCCGGCAGAAACGGAGGGCCCGCAGGAGATCTATACATAATAACACGTGTAGCGTCTCATCCGTTTTATAAGAGGGATGGCGATTCGCTAAGAGTAGAAATTCCGGTCACTGTAGGCGAAGCGATGAATGGCGCTGAAATTCCGGTATACACTCCAACCGGAGTGGTTCAACTCAAGATTCCTAAGGGGACACGCTCCGGGCAGCGTTTTCGGCTCAAGGGAAAAGGGGCTCCTAATTTAAAAACCAAGGTTCCCGGAGATCTTTACGTAACCATTCGTGTGCAAGTCCCTGAAACTGACGATGAAGAAGCGCTAAGCGCCTCAAAAACCCTGGATCGTTTTTACAAGGGCGACATTCGCCAATCCATAAGGCTGTAG
- a CDS encoding amidohydrolase family protein has protein sequence MIIDCHTHLLPKLAKEDRGELIKKDKAFASLYSSSKAKIASTNDILRYLDDSGIDKAVVFGFPWEDYDIAKRNNDEIWDFHERYPDRVIPFATFSLIHSDSTFRESERTLAGGFAGIGELAMYNWGWSLSDFEALKPCLVMAAYRQVPVMIHVNEPVGHNYPGKISVDIRALFKTIKASPDVDLILAHFGAGFFVYSMMPEIAPTMKRVYVDSAAAPFIYDYRIFPAAVHALGEDNVLLGTDFPLLGLGRYRKQMDEAGVEENLRAKIMGENFMKILNRRLIR, from the coding sequence ATGATCATAGATTGCCATACCCATTTATTACCTAAGCTTGCTAAAGAAGACAGGGGCGAGCTTATCAAGAAGGATAAGGCCTTTGCCTCATTATACTCTTCATCTAAAGCCAAGATAGCTTCAACAAATGATATCCTGCGCTATTTGGATGATTCAGGAATAGACAAGGCTGTCGTTTTCGGGTTCCCATGGGAAGACTACGACATCGCCAAACGGAATAACGACGAGATTTGGGATTTCCACGAACGCTATCCTGACAGAGTAATCCCGTTCGCCACCTTTTCCCTGATTCACAGCGATTCGACTTTCAGGGAGAGTGAACGAACTTTAGCAGGCGGTTTTGCAGGGATTGGCGAACTTGCTATGTATAATTGGGGGTGGAGCCTCTCCGATTTCGAGGCGCTGAAACCTTGTCTGGTCATGGCCGCCTATCGGCAAGTTCCCGTGATGATACATGTAAATGAACCGGTTGGGCACAACTACCCTGGAAAGATTTCAGTCGATATTCGGGCTCTGTTCAAAACTATCAAGGCATCTCCTGATGTGGATCTTATTTTAGCCCATTTCGGCGCCGGTTTTTTTGTTTATTCTATGATGCCGGAAATAGCTCCCACGATGAAACGCGTTTATGTTGATTCGGCTGCTGCCCCATTTATCTATGACTACAGAATATTCCCGGCTGCGGTTCATGCTCTTGGGGAAGATAATGTCCTGTTGGGAACCGATTTTCCACTTTTGGGCCTTGGAAGATACCGGAAGCAAATGGACGAAGCGGGCGTCGAAGAAAATCTAAGAGCGAAAATAATGGGAGAAAACTTTATGAAAATATTGAACCGGCGATTGATTCGATAA
- a CDS encoding SAM-dependent chlorinase/fluorinase produces the protein MKNIITLTTDFGTRDGFVAQMKGVILGINGDVLIVDTTHDIEPFAPFEAALVLNGFYRSFPSSSIHVVVVDPGVGSARRAIAVKSQEEFFVGPDNGVFSFIYSNDASCEIREIENPDFVAVCPHPTFHGRDIFAPLAAHLSQGVRFNEIGGVISDPERFDLPPVMKMERGIEGKVIHIDRFGNLSVNIHTEMLERPVSEIILGSLKIGALSRTFNEVPDYEPVALINSFGLLEIAINKASAADSLGMGVGARVRVTWQDETSSL, from the coding sequence ATGAAGAATATCATAACACTAACCACGGATTTCGGGACTCGAGACGGATTTGTGGCTCAAATGAAAGGTGTCATTCTTGGAATTAACGGTGATGTCCTGATTGTTGACACCACTCACGACATAGAACCGTTTGCGCCATTCGAGGCGGCCCTCGTACTTAACGGATTTTATCGCAGTTTTCCTTCCAGCTCCATTCACGTGGTTGTAGTAGACCCCGGAGTTGGATCGGCAAGGCGCGCAATTGCCGTAAAAAGTCAGGAGGAGTTTTTTGTCGGACCTGACAATGGGGTGTTTTCCTTTATATATTCAAACGACGCTTCATGTGAAATTCGTGAGATCGAAAACCCGGATTTCGTAGCTGTTTGTCCTCATCCCACCTTTCATGGAAGAGACATTTTTGCTCCATTAGCTGCCCATCTTTCCCAAGGAGTAAGATTTAATGAAATTGGAGGCGTGATTTCAGATCCTGAACGTTTTGATCTGCCTCCAGTTATGAAAATGGAACGGGGCATTGAAGGGAAGGTCATTCACATCGACCGATTCGGGAATCTATCGGTGAACATCCACACTGAAATGTTGGAAAGGCCCGTGAGCGAGATAATTTTGGGATCTCTGAAAATAGGGGCACTTAGTCGAACCTTCAATGAAGTTCCAGACTATGAGCCTGTCGCGCTGATCAACAGCTTCGGGCTGCTCGAAATTGCCATAAATAAGGCATCGGCCGCTGACAGTTTAGGCATGGGAGTGGGAGCCCGAGTGAGAGTAACCTGGCAGGACGAGACTAGTTCACTATAA
- a CDS encoding ComF family protein — protein sequence MNRQNVFSRVIDSLSCVLFPEVCYFCGSLNDTKGSVICSKCRSSIRSILMPFCEICGLPLSKFDHCSDELFCGSCISRAPAYDRARYGVYYENDIRSAITKFKFHASLFNVRPIAECLIEAFNRHYADESIDVILPIPVHRKRLIERGFNQVITLSQKLSNATGIPIERTSLIKRKHTKPQVGLPRSKRILNLKNAFMVSKPEKISGKRVLIIDDVSTTGATVSEAAKAVRKAGAAYIAVLVLALRTRSEVNGAQSSGIDALKLERGL from the coding sequence ATGAATAGACAGAATGTTTTTTCCAGAGTTATCGACTCCCTTTCCTGTGTATTATTTCCTGAGGTCTGCTATTTTTGCGGTTCCTTGAATGATACAAAAGGATCTGTAATTTGTTCCAAATGTAGAAGTTCTATCAGATCAATTCTAATGCCTTTCTGCGAGATCTGTGGACTTCCTCTTTCGAAGTTTGACCATTGTTCCGATGAGTTATTTTGTGGTTCTTGCATATCAAGGGCGCCGGCTTATGACAGAGCCCGATATGGTGTTTATTATGAGAATGATATCCGTTCGGCCATTACCAAATTCAAATTTCATGCTTCTCTTTTCAATGTTCGACCAATTGCCGAGTGCCTCATAGAGGCTTTTAACAGACATTACGCTGATGAAAGTATTGATGTGATTCTCCCTATTCCTGTTCATAGAAAACGCCTGATAGAAAGAGGATTCAACCAGGTAATAACGCTCTCCCAAAAACTTTCCAATGCGACAGGAATACCAATTGAAAGGACAAGCCTGATCAAGAGGAAGCATACTAAACCCCAGGTGGGTTTGCCGCGTTCTAAAAGAATATTGAATCTCAAGAATGCCTTTATGGTTTCCAAGCCCGAGAAAATCTCCGGTAAACGCGTTTTGATAATCGATGATGTCTCAACTACCGGGGCTACGGTCTCCGAAGCCGCAAAGGCTGTGAGAAAAGCCGGAGCGGCTTACATAGCCGTTCTGGTACTCGCTCTGAGAACCAGGTCAGAAGTGAATGGGGCTCAATCATCAGGTATCGATGCTCTTAAACTTGAAAGAGGTTTGTAG
- a CDS encoding 4-hydroxyphenylacetate 3-hydroxylase N-terminal domain-containing protein produces the protein MALKTPEEFEARVQGRHPKVFMNGKKVENILENPNTRTVVESNKAIYRWALDPESAGIMTCYSPLTHATINRYTHVSSSVEDLTAKAQAGTFTAENLGTCIYRCAGYDAFHALASTTWEMDRDLGSQYYSRFIDYLKMVQTEDLAVAGALTEPRGHRMKRAIDWPDPYLALKVVDKNSDGIVVRGAKINISGAYACDELVVLPQGARDKNEVDYAVAFAVPTDAEGITYVCQYSPYSAERELADDIHELGNPVFGQRETAMVVFDNVFVPWDRVFHCGETEYSAKIVTRFARTHRMTCGGTCKVGFMNQIIGACRLIQEYKGLVEVPHINEELTEMVVLRETGRACGLAAARLGAEDPVGSGVFLPDELMGNVSKLNICNAFWRVMALAGDIGGGLIVTMPSLKELNNPATKQYVEEFFSFGSDQPTEDILKAHKLLQHWTAGQHGVGTWHGAGPVMAQKIMIQRIANFDHEKTLVKKLLNLKGD, from the coding sequence ATGGCTCTAAAAACCCCCGAAGAGTTCGAAGCCCGTGTTCAGGGCCGACATCCCAAAGTATTTATGAACGGTAAAAAAGTTGAGAATATTCTCGAGAACCCAAACACAAGAACCGTGGTGGAATCGAATAAGGCGATCTACAGATGGGCTTTGGATCCAGAGAGCGCCGGCATAATGACGTGTTATTCACCGCTGACACATGCCACTATTAACCGCTACACCCATGTAAGCTCGAGCGTAGAGGATTTGACGGCCAAAGCCCAGGCGGGAACTTTTACAGCCGAAAACCTCGGCACGTGCATTTACAGATGCGCAGGATATGACGCGTTCCACGCTTTGGCCTCTACCACCTGGGAAATGGATCGCGATCTAGGATCCCAGTATTATTCCAGGTTCATTGACTACCTAAAGATGGTTCAGACGGAAGACCTGGCAGTGGCCGGGGCGTTGACCGAACCTCGCGGCCATAGAATGAAAAGGGCCATTGATTGGCCTGACCCCTACCTGGCCCTCAAAGTTGTTGATAAAAATTCGGACGGTATTGTTGTAAGAGGCGCAAAAATCAACATTAGCGGAGCTTACGCGTGTGATGAATTAGTAGTGCTGCCCCAGGGAGCCAGAGATAAAAATGAGGTTGATTATGCTGTGGCTTTCGCTGTGCCAACCGACGCTGAAGGCATCACTTATGTTTGTCAGTATTCGCCCTACTCTGCTGAGAGAGAGTTGGCCGACGATATTCATGAACTTGGCAATCCGGTGTTTGGCCAGAGAGAAACTGCCATGGTGGTCTTCGACAACGTTTTTGTACCATGGGACCGTGTATTCCACTGTGGGGAAACAGAATATTCAGCGAAGATAGTTACCCGGTTTGCTCGTACCCATCGTATGACTTGCGGAGGCACATGTAAAGTAGGGTTCATGAATCAAATCATCGGCGCATGCAGGCTTATCCAGGAGTATAAGGGCCTTGTAGAAGTTCCTCACATAAATGAAGAATTGACAGAAATGGTGGTGCTGCGTGAAACCGGACGGGCCTGTGGTTTAGCTGCCGCACGACTGGGGGCTGAAGATCCGGTGGGGTCTGGTGTGTTTCTCCCGGATGAACTAATGGGCAACGTCTCAAAATTGAACATCTGTAACGCCTTTTGGCGTGTAATGGCGCTAGCTGGTGACATAGGCGGTGGATTGATTGTTACCATGCCATCCCTGAAAGAACTCAACAATCCTGCAACAAAGCAATACGTCGAGGAGTTTTTTAGCTTTGGGTCGGATCAGCCAACGGAAGACATTCTCAAGGCTCACAAATTGCTCCAGCACTGGACTGCCGGACAACACGGAGTTGGCACGTGGCACGGGGCTGGACCTGTGATGGCTCAGAAAATCATGATCCAAAGGATTGCGAATTTTGATCACGAAAAGACACTGGTCAAGAAACTCCTTAATTTGAAGGGCGATTAA
- a CDS encoding alkene reductase, with amino-acid sequence MSKGINSGALFTPFDLRGLKLKNRVVMSPLTRSRAGEQRLPNALMAEYYAQRSSAGLIISEATVVSKQGIGWLNSPGIYSDEQAEAWKQVVDVVHSKGTPMFLQLWHCGRASHKAFHENGELPVAPSAIKINDDYSHTPNGKQPYETPRALETDEIPAIVEDYRRAAERAKAAGFDGVELHSANGYLIDQFLQSKTNHRTDRYGGSIENRYRFLDEILNATLTVWPSNRVGVHLAPNGSFNDMGSPDYRETFLYVARQLARYNLGYLHVVDGLAFGFHKLGEPMKLAEFRDVYKGPIMGNCGYTQETAEAAIHNGHADLIAFGRPFLSNPDLVERFVNGWPLNPPADMKVWYSFDAVGYTDFPKYKNSR; translated from the coding sequence ATGAGTAAAGGTATAAATAGTGGCGCACTGTTCACACCATTTGATTTACGTGGGCTCAAATTAAAAAACAGGGTAGTGATGTCGCCTCTGACCCGGTCACGGGCTGGCGAGCAGCGACTGCCCAATGCGTTGATGGCAGAGTACTATGCTCAAAGAAGCTCCGCTGGGCTGATCATTAGCGAGGCCACGGTTGTGTCGAAACAGGGTATTGGCTGGCTAAACAGTCCGGGAATCTATTCGGACGAGCAGGCCGAAGCCTGGAAGCAAGTGGTGGATGTGGTTCACAGCAAGGGAACACCTATGTTTCTCCAGCTTTGGCATTGCGGACGGGCTTCCCACAAAGCTTTTCACGAGAACGGGGAACTTCCGGTAGCGCCCTCGGCCATCAAGATTAATGATGACTATAGTCACACGCCTAATGGCAAGCAGCCGTATGAAACACCTAGAGCGCTGGAAACGGATGAGATACCGGCCATTGTGGAGGACTATCGACGAGCAGCCGAGCGCGCGAAGGCAGCGGGGTTTGACGGGGTGGAATTGCACTCGGCCAATGGATACCTCATTGATCAGTTCTTGCAATCCAAGACCAATCATCGAACAGACCGCTATGGCGGCAGCATTGAAAACCGCTACCGATTTTTGGATGAAATCTTGAACGCGACTCTGACTGTCTGGCCATCCAATCGAGTCGGAGTGCATCTGGCGCCGAACGGCAGTTTCAATGACATGGGCTCACCGGATTATCGTGAGACTTTTCTGTATGTTGCGAGACAACTTGCCCGGTATAACCTCGGATACCTTCATGTGGTAGACGGCCTGGCGTTTGGGTTCCATAAATTGGGTGAGCCCATGAAGCTGGCGGAATTCCGGGACGTATACAAGGGACCGATCATGGGGAACTGCGGTTACACGCAAGAAACAGCGGAAGCTGCGATTCACAACGGACATGCGGATCTGATCGCCTTTGGACGACCTTTTCTCAGCAATCCCGACCTTGTGGAACGTTTCGTGAATGGCTGGCCGTTGAATCCGCCGGCAGATATGAAGGTCTGGTATTCGTTTGACGCTGTTGGGTATACGGATTTCCCCAAGTACAAGAATTCCCGATAG
- a CDS encoding DUF6868 family protein, giving the protein MPIAERDDPLESLSAFFGACFLMTFAFTLFWFFSYLVGGDWGYKMTSKWFEVSRHDYDLMSYCGIAFIKICNILFFLFPYLSIRLLLRRNKMNR; this is encoded by the coding sequence ATGCCTATAGCTGAACGTGATGATCCGCTGGAAAGTCTGTCAGCTTTCTTTGGCGCCTGTTTCCTCATGACTTTCGCCTTTACGCTTTTCTGGTTCTTTTCCTATTTGGTCGGGGGAGACTGGGGTTACAAGATGACCTCAAAATGGTTCGAAGTGAGTAGGCATGACTATGATTTGATGAGCTACTGCGGAATAGCTTTTATCAAGATCTGCAATATTCTGTTTTTCCTTTTCCCCTATCTCTCGATCCGACTGCTTTTGAGAAGGAACAAAATGAACAGGTAA
- a CDS encoding ABC transporter permease: MNVVYILCLRQLKRYFRARARIIGSLGQPLLFLLAIGFGFGPTFQKAGGGNYIQFLAPGIILMGILFTGVFSGIEIIWDRQFGFLKETLVAPVSRFQIVLGRTLGGATVAIIQGLIVTAICLAAGFHIENLALFPIALLFMFLCAIMVTALGTAIGSVLEDMQAFPLIMNFIVMPLFFFSGALFPVDGLPRPLQIAIRLDPLTYGVDGLRGALGEVSRFGIGMDLLILGILTVILLAIGSYLFSRIQL, from the coding sequence ATGAATGTAGTCTACATCCTTTGTTTGAGGCAATTGAAGCGTTATTTTCGCGCACGAGCCAGAATAATTGGGTCGCTCGGACAGCCGCTTCTTTTCTTGCTGGCTATTGGGTTTGGCTTTGGACCAACCTTTCAAAAGGCCGGTGGCGGTAATTACATTCAGTTTCTAGCCCCAGGAATCATTTTGATGGGAATACTATTCACAGGAGTATTTTCAGGAATTGAAATCATATGGGACCGGCAGTTCGGCTTTCTTAAGGAGACGCTGGTAGCGCCTGTATCCCGGTTTCAGATTGTGCTGGGGCGAACTCTGGGCGGCGCAACCGTAGCCATTATTCAGGGTTTGATCGTCACAGCAATTTGTCTGGCAGCGGGATTCCATATTGAGAACCTTGCGCTTTTCCCGATTGCGCTGCTTTTTATGTTCCTCTGCGCCATAATGGTCACAGCGCTGGGCACAGCCATTGGATCTGTCCTTGAGGACATGCAGGCTTTTCCGCTAATTATGAATTTTATCGTGATGCCGCTCTTTTTTTTCTCCGGCGCTCTTTTTCCTGTCGATGGCTTGCCAAGACCTTTACAAATAGCCATTCGTCTCGATCCGCTGACTTACGGAGTAGATGGCTTGAGAGGGGCATTGGGCGAAGTGTCACGATTCGGAATTGGAATGGATCTTCTGATACTCGGAATTCTTACTGTAATTTTGCTCGCTATTGGGAGTTATCTATTCTCCAGGATACAACTTTAA
- a CDS encoding ATP-binding cassette domain-containing protein, with protein sequence MTEMIEVHDLVKKFGTFCAVDQVSFKVSAGEIFGFLGPNGAGKTTIINMLTTILKPTSGSILVDGHDPVRDQRQVRSSIGIVFQDPTLDGDMTALENLQLHGVLYGVSAEDRKDRTEKLLRLVQLWDRRKDFVKNFSGGMKRRLEIARALLHEPKVIFLDEPTLGLDPQTRNLIWNYIRTLNKEKNVTVFFTTHYMDEADRVADEIAIIDQGKIIAYGAPDTLKELTHSESLEDAFILLTGYAIRPEAASASDRMRTFRKVWGRR encoded by the coding sequence ATGACTGAAATGATCGAAGTACACGACCTTGTCAAGAAGTTTGGGACCTTCTGCGCTGTAGACCAGGTTTCATTCAAGGTTTCGGCCGGCGAGATATTTGGCTTTCTCGGTCCAAATGGAGCTGGGAAGACAACGATAATCAACATGCTCACCACTATTTTGAAACCTACCAGTGGGTCCATTCTCGTGGATGGACACGACCCTGTACGGGATCAACGTCAAGTCCGGAGTTCTATTGGTATAGTATTCCAAGACCCGACTTTGGATGGCGACATGACAGCTTTGGAAAATCTGCAGTTGCATGGTGTGCTTTACGGGGTTTCCGCAGAGGATAGAAAGGATAGGACGGAAAAACTTCTCAGGCTCGTCCAGCTTTGGGATCGCAGGAAGGATTTTGTAAAGAATTTTTCGGGAGGAATGAAGCGCAGGCTAGAAATCGCTCGCGCTCTGTTACATGAACCGAAGGTAATTTTTCTCGATGAACCTACTCTCGGTCTCGATCCTCAAACTAGAAACCTTATCTGGAATTATATCCGAACCTTGAACAAAGAGAAAAACGTCACTGTATTTTTTACAACTCACTATATGGATGAAGCTGATCGTGTCGCGGATGAAATAGCAATAATAGATCAAGGCAAAATAATCGCGTATGGAGCGCCTGACACCTTAAAAGAGCTGACTCATTCCGAATCACTTGAGGACGCTTTCATATTATTGACAGGTTATGCGATTCGCCCTGAGGCGGCTTCTGCGTCTGATCGGATGAGGACGTTTCGAAAAGTTTGGGGACGAAGATGA
- a CDS encoding transposase has product MYVYAAECMALGKITSLMLPYANTEMMNLFLEEVLGDFKDYFFIMLVDGAGWHRSGNLKIPENIRLIYQPSHSPEINPVEHVWDELREKHLPNKAFRSLDAVERALCEGLLQLQQDPERLRSMTDFEYLKVIN; this is encoded by the coding sequence ATTTACGTCTATGCGGCAGAGTGCATGGCGCTCGGGAAAATAACATCCCTGATGCTTCCCTATGCAAATACAGAGATGATGAATTTATTCCTGGAAGAAGTATTAGGGGACTTCAAAGACTATTTCTTCATCATGCTGGTAGATGGCGCGGGTTGGCATAGATCGGGCAATCTCAAAATCCCTGAGAATATAAGGCTGATATATCAACCTTCACACAGCCCTGAGATAAATCCGGTAGAGCATGTTTGGGACGAATTGAGAGAAAAGCATCTTCCAAACAAGGCCTTTCGATCTCTTGACGCAGTAGAGCGGGCCCTTTGCGAAGGGTTGCTCCAGCTACAACAAGACCCGGAAAGACTTCGCTCAATGACCGACTTTGAATACCTGAAAGTGATAAATTAA